Within Paenibacillus sp. RUD330, the genomic segment ATCGGCGAGGAAGTGCTGCGCCGGATCGAGCTCGCCATGCAGCGTCGGGGAGTCATCATCTTCACCGACCCCGACCACGCAGGAGAGAGAATACGCAAAATCGTCTCGCAGCGGGTGCCCGGCTGCAAGCATGCCTTTCTGCCGCAGGAGGACGCCTTGCGCAAAGGCGACATCGGCGTGGAGAACGCTTCCCCCGAAGCGGTCAGAAGAGCGTTGGCGTCCGTTCGGACGGAGGGAGATCCGGAGAAGGCGGAAATCTCGAACAGCGATCTGCTGGAAGCCGGTCTGCTGGTGCATGGAGATGCGGCCCGGCGTCGACTGCTCATGGGCAACCGGCTGGGCATCGGCTATTGCAACGGCAAGCAGTTCCTGAAGCGCTGCGCCAGCTTTCAGATCACGAAGGAAGAATTCGGACAAGCCTTGCGGCAGATGGAGGAGGAGATCGCCCATGGACGTAGCGACACCTAGAAGAACGAAGGAAATC encodes:
- the rnmV gene encoding ribonuclease M5 is translated as MIKEIIVVEGKDDTAAIRRAVEADTIETNGSAIGEEVLRRIELAMQRRGVIIFTDPDHAGERIRKIVSQRVPGCKHAFLPQEDALRKGDIGVENASPEAVRRALASVRTEGDPEKAEISNSDLLEAGLLVHGDAARRRLLMGNRLGIGYCNGKQFLKRCASFQITKEEFGQALRQMEEEIAHGRSDT